ATTATTCAATGTGGCGAAGTGTGCCAAACAGAAATGTTTCCTTAACGCTTACCGTATGTAATACATAAGAATAAAGAAATATTAATAAAATAAATATAAAAACGACCCGATGAAAAAAACTTATTTTATCATTGTTGTACTTTTCGCAATCATTGCGACAGGAATGGAGTACAATACAGTTAAGGCCCAAAACCAATTAAATAGTATTTCGATAACGACTAAATCAGAAAAACCAAACCACATGAAATTAGGCGCATTTTCAATCAGTCTCAGTGTAAAAGATTTAAAGACTTCAAAAGAGTTTTACGAAAAATTGGGTTTCCAGGTATTTGCCGGGAGTATGGAGCACCGATACCTCATCATGAAAAACGACAACGCACTTATCGGACTTTTTCAGGGAATGTTTCAAGGGAATATTCTGACGTTTAATCCGGGATGGGATGAAAACGCCGGCAATATTGAAAACTTTGATGACATTCGCGAAATTCAAAAACACCTCCTCAACAGCGGCCTCACGCTCACAAGTCAGGCTGACCTAAAAACAACGGGTCCTGCCAGTCTTACCTTAACGGACCCTGACGGGAATGTAATTTTATTGGACCAACATCGTTAAATAATATAAATGAAAGCAGAAGGAAAAACAGTAAATGAAATTCTGACAAGCCTTCCGGATGAAAGAATCGAGGCTTTTAATAAACTGCATGATGTTATCTTAAAAAATCTGCCTAAAGGATTTGAAGCAGCTATTAGTTATGGTGGATTGGGTTATGTAGTTCCGCATAAGATCTATCCGGGGGGTTACCATTGTAAGCCAAGTGAACCGCTTCCTTTTGCAGGGCTTGCCTCCCAAAAAAATTCAATTAATTTTTATCATATGGGAATATATGCTGACCCTAAATTATTGAATTGGTTCGTAACGGAATATCCAAAGCATAGCAAACAAAAACTGGATATGGGAAAAAGTTGTATCCGCTTTAAAAAGTTTGATGAAATTCCTTATAAATTGATTGGGGATCTAATGCAGAAAGTAAGTGTGGAACAATGGATCCAAATTTATGAAACGAAGCTGAAAAAATAGAAGCGGGAATCAATCAGTAAACCTGCATTCAAGAAGGGGTTTCCAGCTTTAGCGAGCAAAATTCCGCAAACCCCTATTGACGCCTTTTGCATAGATGCAATAAAATTAAAGTAACACGGAGATTTATGATAAGCTTTGATCAGGAATATGTGCTCGAAAATAAAGTGGTAAGATTGACACCACTCAAAGAAGGGGATTTTGAAAATTTAGTCCATTTTTCAATCAATGAACCCAATTTATGGGAATATTCTTTGCAACAAGCTTATACTCCTGAAAAATTGAAATTGTATATGGACTCAAAGCAATAAAGGGCCGCGAGCACAAAAAAGAATATCCTTTTACGGTTTTCGATAAACGAACAAATCAATATGCAGGCTCAACCAGGTTTTATGACATACAAAATGAACATGCAAGCTTACAACTTGGATATACATGGTACGGAAAGCAATTTCAGGGAACGGGACTAAACAAGAATTGTAAATATTTACTTTTGGAATTTGCTTTTGATGTATTGAATTTCGAAAGGGTAGAATTTAGAGCCGATAATGAGAATAAAAGAAGTATCAATGCTATGAAAAGTATTGGTTGTGTCATTGAAGGTGTGTTAAGAAGCAACACCTGTAAACCAAACGGCAATAGACGTGACAGCATCGTCTTAAGTATTTTAAAAGAGGAATGGAATAATACGGTTAAAAACAATCTGAGGGAATTTACAATCAACCAATAAGGCATTGTCCATTAGAATACTAAAAGAAGAATTTAAATCGACTTGAGATATTGTATTGTGTATAAATGAAGCAGGGTGTTCGGCCCTGGATTTTGGCATTCCTGTGTATAATTTCAAGATTCATGAAAATGCAGTAAATTTATTTTAGAAATTCAGCTGGATGAAATATATCCAAATGTGAAAACTGGAGTTCATTTGACAAAGAAATGGAGTAAAGAAGCGCGGTCTCTAAACTTTAAATTACTTAAAAAATATCTTAAATTAGAAGAGTGGAATTATTTGAGGACACTTTTGACAAATCAAAAAATTACTTGCCGCAAGATGGCACGGTAAACTATTACGGAAAGATATTTGCGTCAGGAACTGCCGATGACTATTTTGAAAAGTTGTTCAATACTATTGAATGGCGAAATGATGAGGCCATCATTTTCGGAAAGAAAATTATTACAAAGCGAAAAGTGGCCTGGTACGGTGAAAAACCATTTGAATATATCTATTCTAATGTCGCAAAATATGCTTTACCCTGGACTCAAGAATTATTGGAACTTAAAGAAATCACTGAAAAAGAAACGGGCGAAACATTTAATTCATGTTTGCTAAACTTATATCACAGCGGAGATGAGGGAATGGCCTGGCACAGTGATGGCGAAACCGATTTGAAAAAAATGGGGCCATAGCTTCGTTAAGTTTTGGTGCAAACCGAAAATTTGCTTTTAAACATAAAACAAGCCAGGAAAAAATCGAATTGATTCTGGACCATGGAAGTTTACTGGTAATGAAAGACACGACACAGTCATTTTGGTTACATCGTCTACCGCCCACAAAGCGCATCCATAAACCAAGAATAAATCTAACTTTCAGAACTATTGTAGAATAATGAAAATTTAATAATAGTAAATTTGGAATGTAAGTCGTGCCGGCAGTACTGGACGGTTTCTTTTGATTAAATAATGCTTCAATCAACTGATAGGTGTATGTGGTTTTTTTTACCAATCTTGTTTTAAATATAGTAGAATGACCTTCAATCGTTTGGGTTATGGAGTATTGTCATCAGAATTCTACAATTTCAGGAACAACAAGAACATAAGCATTTTCTAAATTATTTCAAATGCATATTATAGTTGATTTACAAATGCCGCATGACCGGGATGAAGTATATATCATTATTTCCGGAAGGGGAGATTTTATAAATGGAACTGAGATGACTTCATTTCAATCAGGGGATTTTATATTTGTAGCTGCAGGAGTTGAGCATAGGTTTGTAAACTTCACTGATGATTTTTTATGCTGGGTTATGTTTTATGGCCCATTAGGTGGCGAAACAATTAATAAATGATAACGAGAAAGGCAACGTTTGAGGATTTGGGCAAGTTGGCAAGACTATTTGATGAATATCGGGTCTTCTATGAAAAAGAGACAGATGTCCTAGCCGCGGGTGAATTCCTTAGAGACAGACTCGTGAATAAGGAATCTGAAATATTTGTCGCGGAAGCTCAGGATAAAGCATTAACCGGCTTTGTTCAACTATATCCCATATTTTCGTCAACTCGTATGAAAAGACTTTGGCTGCTGAATGATTTATATGTTCATCCTGATTACCGGGGTCGGGGGATCTCCGTTTTATTAATTGATAAAGCCAAAGAATTGGCTGTTCATACACAATCTGCTGGCTTGATTCTCGAAACTGCAAAATCAAACTTCATCGGAAATAAACTTTACCCTAAGACTGATTTTGTTTTGGATGAAGAACATAACTATTATTCCTGGAATACTTGATTGAGGATGATTAACAGTTCCATGTAATCAACTCCAGATACATTTAATGAACAATCTATGTGATAAGTATAAAATATATTCTAAAAGCAAGAGCTGCAAATAGCACTTAATCCGAAATATTTGTAAGCTCGAATTCCAAAATGTACAAATGAAACTATAACCTACCAGCATTAGCTAACTATTCTAATTTGCGGTCAGCTTTATATAAATCAATAATTTGCGCCCATTTGGCAAGTTTATAATTTATTTACTCCAAACTTTCTGATGTTGCATCTGTCAATTTAATAATTCCATTCCGTAAAATAACCCCATCCCGTCCATCAACCTTGCCAATTTTCCAGTTGAAGCTGGATGCAATTAATAAATCCAAATCAAATTGGAAACATCCCCACCCAAAGCCGGCTTCAGCCGGATCCAAAAACGCAACCCCAAAAATTATAAATTGGAAACGCAAACCAAAAAACCGACCATGAATAAACCCCACCCTATAACTAGGAATGGGTTTCAACCCATTCCGTAAATAATTATATTCCGTAAAATGAATCCATCCCAATCATTACGTATTCCAATTTTCCAATTGAAGCTGGATGCAATTAAAAAATCCGAATCAAATAGGAAACATCCCCACCTAAAGCCGGCTTCAGCCGGATCCAAAAACGCAACCCCAAAAATTATAAATTGGAAACGCAAACCAAAAAACCGACCATGAATAAACCCCACCCAATAACTAGGAATGGGTTTCAACCCATTCCGTAAATAATTTCATTCCGTAAAATGAATCCATCCAAATCATTACGTATTCCAATCATCCAGCTTAAGCTGGAAGCTA
The genomic region above belongs to Saprospiraceae bacterium and contains:
- a CDS encoding VOC family protein: MKLGAFSISLSVKDLKTSKEFYEKLGFQVFAGSMEHRYLIMKNDNALIGLFQGMFQGNILTFNPGWDENAGNIENFDDIREIQKHLLNSGLTLTSQADLKTTGPASLTLTDPDGNVILLDQHR
- a CDS encoding DUF1801 domain-containing protein, with the translated sequence MKAEGKTVNEILTSLPDERIEAFNKLHDVILKNLPKGFEAAISYGGLGYVVPHKIYPGGYHCKPSEPLPFAGLASQKNSINFYHMGIYADPKLLNWFVTEYPKHSKQKLDMGKSCIRFKKFDEIPYKLIGDLMQKVSVEQWIQIYETKLKK
- a CDS encoding GNAT family N-acetyltransferase produces the protein MITRKATFEDLGKLARLFDEYRVFYEKETDVLAAGEFLRDRLVNKESEIFVAEAQDKALTGFVQLYPIFSSTRMKRLWLLNDLYVHPDYRGRGISVLLIDKAKELAVHTQSAGLILETAKSNFIGNKLYPKTDFVLDEEHNYYSWNT
- a CDS encoding cupin domain-containing protein; this translates as MHIIVDLQMPHDRDEVYIIISGRGDFINGTEMTSFQSGDFIFVAAGVEHRFVNFTDDFLCWVMFYGPLGGETINK